Genomic window (Syntrophobacterales bacterium):
TTTGCAGCCTCTTCTATATGTATGTCCTTCCTTCCGATATTCTACTACTCTCTTTCTATATTTTATATCATATCCCATTCTTTTACTTTACAAGATGATTAGACCTTTGGGAAGTGGGGTGGGTATATTTGTATTCACGCTATAATTATAGCGTGATGAATACCACTCCTTATCTATCCCCATTCTGCTAAATCTCTATGCTCTTTTTGGCTCTTCCCTCCCCACGCTACACGCTATAATCTCGCGTGAGCTTAGGATGATACCTGTCAGGAACGGAGATCCTTGTGTGGAATATAATTTGCTACATCACTGGTAATATAATCTGGCGCTGATACCGAGTGTTCTCATCTTATCCACAGGAGTCAGGGGATTGTTAGGGTGGGGAGGAGTGATGCATATGACAAAGGCGGTGGGAATTGACACTGCTTTCAGGCAGGGACCGTTCTAACAAGAAACAAAAGTACTCGCACACTGCCCGGGCACGGAGAGATGATCACGGAGGGTTGAGATGGGAAAACGCAAGGGGATTGCTCGCAAAGAGCTATGTACGGAGCCTGATGAATATTGTACGATATCGCTCCCTGTCTATGTCAAAACAGGCCGTGCAACTCTGCCCCCCACAGCAGGCCGCGTCGGCTATTTCCTCCTTCGAAGGCAGAGGCTCAAGAAGAACTTCAAACCCGAGAGACTCGTACAGTTCGGCCATCTCAGTCAGGCGAGGTTCCATAGAGACAAATTTTTTCTCCCAACCGACGCTTACAAGTTCTTCTTCTTTGGTCATCTCTATTCCAGCTGCGACTTAAAATATTCTATAGTCCTTTTCAGGCCGTCGTCAAGGGCAACGCGAGGCCACCATTCAAATCGTTGCTTCGCCTTTTCAATATCGGGACATCTCTTCTTGGGGTCATCCTCCGGAAGGTCTTTAAAGACTATTCTCGATCCCGATCCGGTCATTTTGATTACTTTTTCCGCAACAGTCAGGATGGAAACCTCTTCAGGGTTTCCAAGGTTGACAGGACCGTGAAACCCTGACAGTCGTTCCTTCATATAATCGTTGTCCCTGGCCGGTCCTCCATCGGTCTCATAATCCATCATCCTGATCATGCCATCAATCATGTCGTCAATGTAGCAGAAGGACCTTGTCTGACTGCCTTCGCCGTAGATTGTGATAGGTTTGTTCCGGAGGGCCTGCTCAATGAAATTACTGACCACACGACCGTCATCGGATCGCATCCTAGGGCCGTAGGTGTTGAATATGCGAATAACCTTTATATCGACTTTGTTTTGTCTCATATAGTCGAAGAAAAGCGTTTCCGCTACCCTCTTGCCTTCATCATAGCAGCTTCGTCTTCCTACTGGGTTTACATGACCCCAATACTCTTCCCTCTGAGGATGGACTTCCGGATCACCGTACACTTCGCTGGTGGAAGCCTGCAGTACTCTTGCGTTCACTCTCTTTGCAAGGCCAAGTACGTTGAGGGCCCCCAGAACGTTCACTTTCGTCGTCTTCACCGGGTTATACTGGTAATGGATCGGACTCGCCGGGCAGGCGAGATTAAATATCCAGTCCACTTCCACAAGAAAGGGTTCTGTGATGTCTCGTCTTATCAATTCGAACCGTGGATTGGAAAGAAGATGAGATATATTTTTTTTCTTCCCTGTGAAATAATTGTCGAGACAGAGAACCTCGTGTCCGTCCCTCAAAAGTCTTTCAGAGAGGTGGGAACCGATAAATCCCGCACCGCCAGTCACAAGAATCCGCTTAGGGATATTGTATGTTCTATATCTGTAAGTTCTCTCGTCCATTCGTTTCACTCAAGTGGGTTATTTTCCATGCAACCATCCCGGCATCCGTCGTCGCAGGAGCATATCTCAATTCCTCTTGTCTGTCGGTCTTCCTATACATTCATAATAAAAACCCATCTCTGCCATTATTGCAGGGTTATACTGGTTTCTTCCGTCAAAAATTACGGGCTTCTTCATGAGTCCTTTCATCCTGTCAAAATCAGGTTCCCTGAATGAGAGCCATTCCG
Coding sequences:
- a CDS encoding SDR family oxidoreductase, producing MDERTYRYRTYNIPKRILVTGGAGFIGSHLSERLLRDGHEVLCLDNYFTGKKKNISHLLSNPRFELIRRDITEPFLVEVDWIFNLACPASPIHYQYNPVKTTKVNVLGALNVLGLAKRVNARVLQASTSEVYGDPEVHPQREEYWGHVNPVGRRSCYDEGKRVAETLFFDYMRQNKVDIKVIRIFNTYGPRMRSDDGRVVSNFIEQALRNKPITIYGEGSQTRSFCYIDDMIDGMIRMMDYETDGGPARDNDYMKERLSGFHGPVNLGNPEEVSILTVAEKVIKMTGSGSRIVFKDLPEDDPKKRCPDIEKAKQRFEWWPRVALDDGLKRTIEYFKSQLE